In the genome of Candidatus Phytoplasma solani, the window TATTTAAAAATGTTATTTTTTTAATTAAAAGTAAGAATAAAAAGGAATTCATAATTTATGAAACAAATAATCAAACTAGCAACTCCTTTTGAACGAGTGTTAAATGCTTTAAAAGAAATTAAAAATGATTTTTTAAAATATAACGTTCAATTGGAATTTTTAAGTGAAAACGAAGTTATAGAAAAATATCAAATATCTAGCAATGATGCCTTAAAAGCAAACTTAATTGATGCTAATATTAGTAATAATTTTCATACAATGCAATCTTATAACAGTATAAATTCAAATGAAACTCCTTTGGTGATGGTAAATCCTTTATTTCACCCTAAATATGGTTTATACATTCATAAAAATAATTCTTTAGGAATAAAAACATTAAAAGATGTTAAAAAATATACAAAACTGCGTCTTTTATTTGCTCCTTTTAATGAATTATATATCGCCCCTTGTGACTTATCACGTTCACTTTTCTTATTAAAAAAATTAGGTCTTGTAGAAATTGATGAAAAAAGAATTCAAGAAAAAGGTTTTAATTTAAATTTAAAAGATATTAAAAACATTTATGATTTTGAATTTATTAAAACTTCGCATCTTTTAGAAATACCAAAAAAATTTCAAGATCAACAAAAATATGATTTAGCCATTAATTGTCCTGGTATGATGAGAGATCCTAATTTTATCAGAATCGGTTCTATTGGGCAAGGCGAAAAAGAAAATATCGAACCTAAAGAAGATGTTTTGTTATCTTATGCTGTTATATTAGCTGCTAAAAAAGGAACAGAAAAAAATGAAAAAATCACTATTTTGAAAAAAGTTTTAAATAGTTTTAATTATAAAACTGTTCAATTTAAATATGGTGGAATTACTCAAGATTATATTATGGTAGAAGATCAAAAATCTTTAAAAGAACGAATAGAAACAAATTATGAACAAATATAATGAAAATTAGAAATAAAAATAAATGTTAAACAACAACAAACATCAATTAATTTTAAAACATTGTCAAAATCCACAAAATCAAACCGAAAAACCTTTAAAAGGATATCAAACATTCAAAAAAGAAATTTCTTGTTGTGGCGATCAAGTGATTATTCAATTAAAATTAGATCCAAAAAAAACCATTTTAGATCTTAAATATGAAGCTAATGCTTGTTCTATTTGTGTTGCTTCTGCTAGTTTAATGTCAGTAAACATGAAAAATTTAGATAAAAAATCATCTTTAAACAAAATCAACCATTTCATTGCTATGATTAACAAAGAATCTTATGACCAACATCAACTTAATTCAGATTTACAAGTTTTAGATATAGTACATCAATTGCCTCACAAAACCAATTGTGTTTTGTTGCCTTGGAAAACTTTACAAGCTTTTTGGCTAAATTAACTTTTTTTCAGTTTACAAATAGTTGGTTCAAATAATTTTAGTTTGATTGTTAAACCAAATAGAAAAATGGAAAAACTAGCACTAAAAAGAAAAGCACTAACACCTCTTTTCAAAATATTTAAAAGGATCGATAAAAAAGATAACTTTTTAATGTTTGTAATAAATGTTGTTTGGTGATTTGGTATCAGACTCAAAACACTACCACTTGAAAACAAAAAAAATCACAACTAGAGCTAAAAAAATAAAAACCAGCAAAAAGAAAAAAACTAAAAGCTAAACTCAACAATTTAGCTTTTTTTATATTTTAATATTTATAATGCCAATAAAGGGATAATCCAAAACAAGAAATAGTTAAAAGAGTGAACAGTAAATTAAGAAAAAAGTGTTCTCCTTTAATTTTGCGATTTTGTTTTTGACTAAAAGAACTACCACTAAAAGAAACTAAATCATTACTATCAGACAATAATAAAATACTTAAAATAATTAAAATAGAAATTACAATCGCAATAATCTTAGGGTTAACCATAAATAATCCTCCTTTTGTTTTTTTATTAAATCTTAAAATTATATTTTTTTAAGATATTTGGTAGAATTTTCAAATTGTTTAATTTTTTGCGGATGTAAAAATTCAACAACTATTATATTTTCTTGTAATTCTAAGACTATTCCTAAACCAAAAAGATGATGTTTTACTTGATCGCCTTTTTGAAATGGTTTTTGTTTTTGTAAAAAATAGTTTGTCTTTATTGTGCCAAATCCCATTTCTTTAAAAAATATTGATGGTTTATGAAAAAAGTTTTGTTCAAATAATATTCTTTGAGTAACTCCGGTTAAAAATAATTTTTCTTGGGCCCTTGTAACAGCTACATAAGTAAGACGTCTTGATTCTTCTAAATTTTGCAAATCATCAAAAATTTCTTTTTCTAGGCCGACAACAAACACAACTTTAAATTCTAAACCTTTAACTTTGTGAATAGTTGATAATTTAACATAATTATTCATTTCCTTGTTAGAAGAAAAATTTTGGTTAGTTGTTTCATTGTATAAAGGTATTTGTTCTAAAAAATTAGTTATTTTGAGTAAATCATCGCCTTGATAAGTTTTTTCTACTTGCGATAAAATCAATTTTAATTCTTCCACAGCAGACAAAGATGTTTGATGATAATCATCTTTTTTAGATTGCTTTTTGGCTATTAGAAACATTTGATAAGAATATTGAATTTTATCATCAACATAAGTAATTATATCACTAAGACTTTCAAATTGGTTATTTATTGTTTGATTATTAAGTTTTTTGATAAAATTATAAAATTGATGGAGTTGTTTTTTAGTTGTTTCATTAACGGGGACTTCATTTGAATTCTTTAAAACTTCAAAAAGCGATATTTTTTTTTCTTGGGCTATTTTTTCTAAATGTGATAAAGTAATTTTGCCAATTTGTCTTTTGGGAACATTAATAATCCGTCTGAAATAAAAATCTTGTAAAGGGTTTACAGCTAAATGCAAATAAGATAAAAAATCTTTAACTATTTTACTTTGATAAAAAGATAAATTTCCTAAAATAACGTAAGGAATGCCTGCACTGATAAAATATTTTTCTAAAAATAACCCTAAAGAGTTGTTACGATATAAAATAGCAAAATCTTGATAATTATAATTAGAAGTTTGTATTAAAGTTTTAATTTTTTGAACTATATATTGAGCCTCAATCCTACTATCTGCAAAAAAATGAGAATTAACTATTTTTCCTACCCCTTTAACGCTATTTAATATCTTTTTAAAAGGATGATCTTTATTATGGCTAATCAAAAGATTAGCTTTTTCTAAGATATTTTGTGAAGAACGATAATTTTGCGTAAGAATATATATTTTAGGCTTGAATTTATTTAAAAATAATTGACTATTTTCAAAACAAGCTCCCCTAAAAGAATAAATATTTTGATCAGGATCACCGACTACAAAAATACAAGGATTTTTTTCAATTAAAAAAGTTAAAATTTGATATTGATAAAAATCCGTATCTTGAAACTCATCCACCAAAAGATATTGAAACTTTTCTTGATAAAATTGTTTGACTGACAGCTGTTCTTTTAATAATTGATAAGTATATAAAATTAAATCATCAAAATCAATTAAATTATTTTTTTGTAAATGTTTTTGATATTGGATTTTAATTTTGTTAACCAAAGATGATTTGGAAGCAAGAACATTATGCTCATTTTGTCTAGTTTTGTTAAGAAAACTTTCTATGTCTTCTTGTAAATTATCTTTTCTTTTGAGGTTAGAAATTTGTTGTCTTAATTGATTAACATCTAAGATTTTAGCGTCAATATTGATTTCTTTTAAAACTATCTTAATAATTCGATTACAATCTTTACTATCTAAAATAATAAAATTTTTGTTATAGTTGAAAGGTAAAAGATCAATAAATTTCCTTAAAATTTGATTTCCTAAAGCATGAAAAGTTAAAATAGTTACCCTTTTGCTTTGTTCTCCAACCATTTCTAAAACTTTTTCTTTCATTTGGTTAGCAGATTTATTAGTAAAAGTAAGAGCTAAAATATTTTTGCTAAGAACTTTTTGTTTTGCGATTAAATAAGCAATTTTAGTTGTTAAAGTGGTGGTTTTACCAGTACCTGCTCCAGCTAACAAATAAGTTACTAGTTCTTTAGAAATTACTGCTTCAATTTGATATTTATTTAATTTTTTCAACCAAGTATCTATTTTAGAAGACATTATTTTAACCTTTCAATGGTTTTATGATCATTTTTAAGTGCTCACTTTTAAACTTACTATTTCATTAAAATTTAGTTTTTTATCTTCTTTTTTTGCTAAAACAAAAAAACCTTGTCTTAAAAATTGAAATGTATTTTGAGAAGTTTCTTTTTCTAAATTGTTTTCAACAAAACCTTTTTTACTTTGATAAGAATGTTCATTAAAAACTCCGTTTTCTGTTAAAAGAGGTTTAAAAAAATTAAAAGTGGCTTCTAAAGTAGTTTTACTTTCGACAAAATGAATAGTGCCATTAGGTTTCCGTTCTTTAAAACCACTGCCACTTTTAGTTTGGGGATCGTATGTAGCAATCACTTCAATTACTTCTCCTTGAACGTTTGTGACAATATCACAAGCTTTGATAAAGTAAGCGTGAAATAAACGCACTTCTCCACCTAAAAACAGTCTTTTATATTGAAGATTAGGTTGAGTAATAGCAAAATCATCTTTTTCGATATATAAATGACGAGAAAAGTAAATTTCCCTTATTTTGTTGTTATTGTATTCTTTCGGAAAAAATGGTGCTTCGAGTTTTTCTGTTTGGTTTTCAGGATAATTAAGGATAGTCACTTTTAGAGGATTAATAACTGCCATCCTAGGAAAAGCTTTCGGTTGTAAATCATTGCGGACGAATGATTCTAACATTTCTTTTTTAACTTGGGAATTAACTTTTGATAAACCTGTTTCTGAAACAAAATTTTTAATAGCTTGTGGAGTATATCCTTTATTTCTGATTCCTGATAAAGTAGGCATTCGAGGATCATCCCAACCAAAAACTTTTTTTTCTTCAACTAAAGCTTTAAGATGCCTTTTGCTCATTAAAGTTTGAGTTAAATTAAGACGTCCAAACTCGATTTGACGAGGAATATGAGGAACTTGAGTTTCTTGGATAATCCAATCATATAAAGGTCTGTGATCTTCAAACTCTAAAGAACATAAAGAGTGAGTTATTTTTTCAAAAGCATCTTCTAAAGGGTGAGCATAATCATAAGTGGGGAAAATATACCAATGTTTTTTATTTAAAGTAAAAGCTGAAAAAATGCGGTAAAGAACCGGATCCCTTAAATTAAGATTAGGGCTTGACATATCAATTTTAGCACGCAAAACTTTGCTTCCTTCTGGAAATTGGCCAGCTTTCATTTGTGTAAAAAGTTTTATATTATCTTCAATACTACGATTGCGATAAGGAGAATTAGTACCTTTTTTTAATAAATTTCCTCTTAATTTAGTAATTTCTTCGGCAGTTAAATCATCTATATAAGCTTTTTCTTGTTGAATTAAAAAAAGAGCTTTTTCAAACATTTTATCAAAATAATCCGAAGCGAAAGTAACTTTATCAGGTTGATAGCCTAACCACATTACATCTTGTAAAATAGCATCAACATAAGCTTGTTTTTCATTATTTGGGTTAGTATCATCATAACGTAAATAAGTTTTGCCATGAAAAAATTTGGCTAATTCAAAATTAATAATAATGGCTCTTGCATGTCCTAAATGTAAAAAACCATTAGGTTCAGGCGGAAAACGAGTAATAATTTGTTGATATTTATATTCTTCTAAATCTTTTTGGATAATAGTTTTAATAAAATTAGAATTTGATTTTATTTCTTTGAACTTTTGCATATTTAAAACCTTATTTCCTTGTTGGTTTTTTTAATTTTGACACAAATAAAATTATTTTTAATTAATTTTTGTATAAATTTTAATTAACCTATAATAATACTTATTTTAAACAATTTTTTTCATAAAAAAAACCTATATAAATATTTTACCAAAAGAAATTATGTAAATTAAAATATTTTTTGATGTTAAAAAATGATCATTTCTTCAAGAGCGCAAAAGATGCCTCAATATCAAACGAATTAACCAATCGTAGAGCGACAAATCTCTAAAGACATATGATTTGCCCAGCTTCACTTAACGAAAGACAAGTGAATTACAGCAGACCATAAAAACGGGTTGCAATAAATAAAGTAGTTTAATCAAGAAGATCCCACAAACCAAAGGAAACATGGATAAGTCTTAAAAAGACCTAAGAACAAAAGTAATGTAATATAGCAACCTGTCGACAGCTACATAAACCCGTCAGTCTAGAAAACTAAACATATTTTGTTGGTGTATTAGTATTGTAAATTTAAAAAATCTAGAATCCACCAGAATAAACCCATACCTAATTGATGGTATCTGGTAATGTCATCCTAAATTTCCAAGGTAGATATTGAGAGTAACTTTGAGATTCCTAAACCCCACCTAAAAGGTTAAAATAAATGGACTAAAGAATAAGCCATTTTGAGGCAAGAAAAAAGAGACTACATAGTAATCGTGGGAGTAAAACTTAATTTGGAATAATTAAAAAAATCGTCCCACCAAGCCGAGAATTAACAACTCTTAGAAAGTGAAAGTAGTTAGTATTTATTTGATTAATGCTCAAAAAAACTAATTAGGATTGTATCCAAAGGATAATTCAACGAAATACGTAGCGATCACGTACTAGTCCTTGAAAGAGTGCGCTGTTCCGTTTTTTTGGACATTTTTTTATTTAAAAATTACTCTTTAAGACTTAAAAATAAGTAGATAATTTCATATCTTTTCAAACAAACAAATTATTAAAATTACAAATAAAAAGTGTCTAAACTTTTTTAAATTTGCTAGTTTCAAAAGATATTTTTTTTAAATATTATATCATTTCACTAACTAGCTAGGGAAAAAAAGTGGAAAATCCCCCTAGAAAATGAAATTAAAATTATTTTTTTACGCAATTATGTTGTTTTTAAAAAAAGGTGCAAAAAGATAACCTTTTTCAAGGTTGAATATTTAAATAAAAAATATTATCTAAAATTTAAGGAATATTGAGAGGGAGATGAATAATTTAATTTAGCTAAAAACCATTTAGTATTCCAAAATTTAGGGAAATAATTGATTATTTTTTTAACTTTTTCGGTTGATTTTTGAAATAAAAATGGATTTTGATATTGTAAAATGCTTTTGCTTTTCATTTGGCCAAAAAAGTTTTCAATGACTGCGTTGTCCCTTGGATTGGCTTTACGCGACATACTAATTAAAAAACCTTTTTTCGTTAAAGTTTGTTGGATTTTTTGAGATTGATAAACTGTGCCCTGATCAGAGTGAATGATGCATGGATTTTTTAATTTAGGTAATTTTTTAATTGTATTTAAAATTAATTCTTTATTTTGATACTTTGAAGTATGCCAAGAAATAATTTGGTTGTTAAAAGAATCGATAATACAAGAAAAATATAAAAACCCTTGGGAAGTTTTAAAATAAGTGATGTCGGTAAATAGTTTTTGCATGGGATTAGTTGATATAAAGTCTTGATTGATTAGATTGTCTACTACTTTTAATTTAGGTTTTAAATTGTTTTTATAACTATATTTATTTTTTTTAATTCTTAAACGACAACAAATGCCATTTTCTTTCATAATTGAATAAACTTTTTTCTTGGTAATTATTTCATTAAAGGTTTGTTGATATAAATTAGTGATTTTCCGATGGCCGAAAAAATATTGATTATTTAAACATAAAGCATTAATTCTTTTTTGTTGTAAAAGGTTTTTTTCTTCTTTTTCTTTAATTTTATTTTCGACTTTCAACCAATAATAATAAGTACTTCTTTTGATTTTGATAGTTTTTAAAATTGTGGTTAAATTTAAACTATTTTTAAATTTTTTGACTAAATTAAAAACTGTTTTTTTATTAGTTTTTTGGGTTGTTTTCATTAGAGTTTGTAATAATTTATTTTTTTGTTTTAATATTTCTTTTGATTTTATATTTTTCATGATTGAAATATCGTTTTCCTTTTTTTTATATCATATACATAAATTATTATAGCTCTAATAATTGTATTTGTTTTTAAAAAAAAGGGGGGTACGCGCAATTTGGGGGGCTCTTTCTTTTTCGTCTTTTTTCTTTTATTATATATACTTATAAATTTTGTTAGCGCTTCAGCGCGTTTAGGGCTTTTGGTTGGTTTTGGATTTAAAAAATCTCTTTTAATAATTGGAAGGGGAAATGGGGAATTATTTTTATATCGAATAATAATAATGATGGGTAAAGGATATAACGATAATATCAAATATCGAGTATCATTATCATTATCGATATAATATATAAAATATCACCCCCCCTTTAATGTTTGGTTTTGGCAAGGAAATTTAACTATTCAAATGGTAACAAAGTGGTAACTGAGTGGTAACAAAGTGGTAACTGAGTGGTAACAAAGTGGTAACCAAAAGGTAATAAAGTGGTAATAATTATTTATTAATTTTTGTTTCTTTTTTATTTAAATTTGATAAATATCCAGATCTAAGCTTTTTAACACGATAGCCTTGTTTATTTTTGGTAATAAATAATTTTATATATTTTAAATCTTCTAACTGATAATAAATAACATTTAATCCTTTTTTATAGTTTGTGTTGATGGGGTTATTGTATTTATCTAGTTTTTTGGTATCTAATTTATATAATTTTAAAGTGTCTAGTTTGTCTACATTTATTTTGCCTATCAATTCTTTAATGTAGTCTTTTTGTTCGTTAAGATAATTAATTTGGAAGATAGGGAAATGCGTTTTAAGGGTATTATTTTGGCTTTTAAGGGGCGTTGTGGGGTTGGTGAGTGTTATATTATTATTATCGTTTTCAGGAGAACGATTTTTGATTATTTCTATTCTATACTTTTTGATTTCTTCTAAGATTTGAGGGTCTACAAAGAGGGTTTGGTTTTTTGGGCGGTAATTTGCTTGTTGATAGGAATTTTTCTTTTTAGAGTGAGAAACAATCGTAATATTTAATAAATCTTGTTTTAATGTTTGTAAAAAGTTTTTAATTTGAACTAAGTCGTTGGGGAGTGATTTTGTTTCCCAACCTCCGATTCTAATTTCTTGGTTTGTGTCGTTTTTCATTTTTTTCTCCTTTTAGATTGTTTTGTTGGCTATAAAAATAATAACCCCTAATTTGCGAAAATAAAACGCAAAATTTAGGGGTATATACGTGTTTATAAGGGTATGTTAATGTGGTTTATATGTGCGAGTGTAATATGTTGGTGAAAAAAAGTAATAATTTAATTAATTACTTCAACTTTGTATTCTCCAAAGAAATGAACGGCTAAATCGACTATGATTTTCTTTTTGGCCTCTTCATAAGTAATGTATGGAGCTAAAAAACATTTTTGATATGCTTCTTTTCCGTATTGACGTAATAAATCATCAACATCTTTACAAGTTTTGTCATAAGGGGGTAAAATGCGTCTAATTTCATATAAAATATTTGCTTCTTTAAGTTGTTCTCCTAAGGCTTCGCTGCGTTTTTGTCCTGTTTCATCATTATCTAAAGCGATAACTACTTTGATATTTTCTTTTTTGAGAATTTCTAGTTGAGATTGAGAAAGTAATTGAGTGACGCAAATTAGACCGACCGTGTTTTTAATATTGTTTTGCCAACAACTAATGACATCAAAAAAACCTTCGTGGATGATGATTATTTTAACTTTTTTAATATATGGTAAAGCTTCAAAAAAACGATAGCTGAAATGAAAAGTGGGTGTTTGACTGAAATTATTTAGGGATTTGTATTTTGGTTGGAAATAAGAAACTTCGTGAAAGTTGTTTTGATAAAAATGGAATGTTTTATTATAACCGTTTTCGATAGGGATAATTATGGAACCATGGAAAGTATCGTGATAGTATTTAGTGCCTTTTTGATTGATTTTTTCTTTAATAAAGCCATATTCAACTAGTTTTGTTGTATCAATGTTTTTCTTTTTGCAATAATTTACAAATCGAAAAGATAAGGGTTTATTAGATAGTGGGGCGTAACCAAGTTTAAATTCATTGATGGTTTGTAGGGTTAATTTTCTTTTTTGCGTTAAATATTCTATTCCTGGGTGAGATGCGTTATTGCGATTAGTGGTTAATAAATAATTATAATAATCTCTAATTTGGTTGAATAAAGGTGATATTTCTTTTAATAATCGTGTTTTTTTGGCTTCAACTTCTTTTTCGTTGATGATGATGTTGGTTTTTTTAGGTTGGTATTGGTATTTGAGGGGGATTGATGATGTATTAATTATTGAATTTTGTTTCTGGGTTAATTTTTTGAACTCTTCGGTTTTCATGAAATTCAAAATTCTTTTAATAGCTTCTTCAAAAGAACTAGTTCCTCTTATTTCCTTATAAACATCAACAATATCGTAATCTTTACAACATTTCCAACAATGAATTTTGTTATCTGAAGTTAAATGACAACAAGTGGGGTTTTGGCCTTGATGGATGGGACAAGGGAAACGATATTTGGTGTTGAAGTTTGGCGGTATAATGTTTAGTTTTTTTAATAAAACTGACATAGGGAAGTTGGTTTGAATATGTTTTATTTGTTCTTGAAAATTCATTGATGAACTCCTTAATAACTTTCTAATGGATAAGGTAAAACATAACCGATTTCTTGGAAGGTTTGTGTATTCATCTCAAAGTGATAAACTAAGTTCTTTTTGGTACCACTTCGATTCTTTTTAATAGATAATTCGATGATTTTTTGATTTTCGTTGTCCTTTGATTCTAAATATAGTTCGTTTAAGGTTGAATTATATATATTGATGGGTTTTTCTTTGTCTTTGGATAGTTTAGGTTGGAATTCAGTCATCATTAAGACAATATCGGAGTTAGTTTCGATGCCACCTGAACCTTTTAGAGCAGTTATTTCAGGTGATTTTCCTTGATAATTGTTGTATGTATCTCTTGAAAATTGAGATAAAATGATAATCACGATGTTTAATTCAATGGCTAATTGTTTTAATTTAGTCATAATTTCGTCAATTGCTAGACGGTCATTTTCTAAGTGATTTGTTGTTTTGGTTATTTGGAGATGGTCGATAACGATAATTTCAGCCTTTTTTTCTAAATGGAGGCGATAAACTAAATCAATTACATAATCAATGTTTTTGCTTTTATCGTAACTGAATGATAAATTTATGTTGGCGAATAATTGTTTTGCGGTCTTCATCCTTTCCGTGTAGGTGTGTTGTGTGATGTTTGAGTCTTCAAAACTTTTATCTAAAATAACATCTAATGGAGTTTTAGTGATGTGGGCTAATAAACGACTTAAATTTTCTTCTAAGGTCATTTCATAAGAAAATACCAACATATTTGGATGTTTGTTTGTTTCTTGATGTTTGGTTT includes:
- the glnS gene encoding glutamine--tRNA ligase; the protein is MQKFKEIKSNSNFIKTIIQKDLEEYKYQQIITRFPPEPNGFLHLGHARAIIINFELAKFFHGKTYLRYDDTNPNNEKQAYVDAILQDVMWLGYQPDKVTFASDYFDKMFEKALFLIQQEKAYIDDLTAEEITKLRGNLLKKGTNSPYRNRSIEDNIKLFTQMKAGQFPEGSKVLRAKIDMSSPNLNLRDPVLYRIFSAFTLNKKHWYIFPTYDYAHPLEDAFEKITHSLCSLEFEDHRPLYDWIIQETQVPHIPRQIEFGRLNLTQTLMSKRHLKALVEEKKVFGWDDPRMPTLSGIRNKGYTPQAIKNFVSETGLSKVNSQVKKEMLESFVRNDLQPKAFPRMAVINPLKVTILNYPENQTEKLEAPFFPKEYNNNKIREIYFSRHLYIEKDDFAITQPNLQYKRLFLGGEVRLFHAYFIKACDIVTNVQGEVIEVIATYDPQTKSGSGFKERKPNGTIHFVESKTTLEATFNFFKPLLTENGVFNEHSYQSKKGFVENNLEKETSQNTFQFLRQGFFVLAKKEDKKLNFNEIVSLKVST
- a CDS encoding iron-sulfur cluster assembly scaffold protein, with protein sequence MLNNNKHQLILKHCQNPQNQTEKPLKGYQTFKKEISCCGDQVIIQLKLDPKKTILDLKYEANACSICVASASLMSVNMKNLDKKSSLNKINHFIAMINKESYDQHQLNSDLQVLDIVHQLPHKTNCVLLPWKTLQAFWLN
- a CDS encoding IS3 family transposase yields the protein MKNIKSKEILKQKNKLLQTLMKTTQKTNKKTVFNLVKKFKNSLNLTTILKTIKIKRSTYYYWLKVENKIKEKEEKNLLQQKRINALCLNNQYFFGHRKITNLYQQTFNEIITKKKVYSIMKENGICCRLRIKKNKYSYKNNLKPKLKVVDNLINQDFISTNPMQKLFTDITYFKTSQGFLYFSCIIDSFNNQIISWHTSKYQNKELILNTIKKLPKLKNPCIIHSDQGTVYQSQKIQQTLTKKGFLISMSRKANPRDNAVIENFFGQMKSKSILQYQNPFLFQKSTEKVKKIINYFPKFWNTKWFLAKLNYSSPSQYSLNFR
- a CDS encoding metal ABC transporter substrate-binding protein, translating into MKQIIKLATPFERVLNALKEIKNDFLKYNVQLEFLSENEVIEKYQISSNDALKANLIDANISNNFHTMQSYNSINSNETPLVMVNPLFHPKYGLYIHKNNSLGIKTLKDVKKYTKLRLLFAPFNELYIAPCDLSRSLFLLKKLGLVEIDEKRIQEKGFNLNLKDIKNIYDFEFIKTSHLLEIPKKFQDQQKYDLAINCPGMMRDPNFIRIGSIGQGEKENIEPKEDVLLSYAVILAAKKGTEKNEKITILKKVLNSFNYKTVQFKYGGITQDYIMVEDQKSLKERIETNYEQI
- a CDS encoding ATP-dependent helicase — protein: MSSKIDTWLKKLNKYQIEAVISKELVTYLLAGAGTGKTTTLTTKIAYLIAKQKVLSKNILALTFTNKSANQMKEKVLEMVGEQSKRVTILTFHALGNQILRKFIDLLPFNYNKNFIILDSKDCNRIIKIVLKEINIDAKILDVNQLRQQISNLKRKDNLQEDIESFLNKTRQNEHNVLASKSSLVNKIKIQYQKHLQKNNLIDFDDLILYTYQLLKEQLSVKQFYQEKFQYLLVDEFQDTDFYQYQILTFLIEKNPCIFVVGDPDQNIYSFRGACFENSQLFLNKFKPKIYILTQNYRSSQNILEKANLLISHNKDHPFKKILNSVKGVGKIVNSHFFADSRIEAQYIVQKIKTLIQTSNYNYQDFAILYRNNSLGLFLEKYFISAGIPYVILGNLSFYQSKIVKDFLSYLHLAVNPLQDFYFRRIINVPKRQIGKITLSHLEKIAQEKKISLFEVLKNSNEVPVNETTKKQLHQFYNFIKKLNNQTINNQFESLSDIITYVDDKIQYSYQMFLIAKKQSKKDDYHQTSLSAVEELKLILSQVEKTYQGDDLLKITNFLEQIPLYNETTNQNFSSNKEMNNYVKLSTIHKVKGLEFKVVFVVGLEKEIFDDLQNLEESRRLTYVAVTRAQEKLFLTGVTQRILFEQNFFHKPSIFFKEMGFGTIKTNYFLQKQKPFQKGDQVKHHLFGLGIVLELQENIIVVEFLHPQKIKQFENSTKYLKKI
- a CDS encoding replicative DNA helicase, with product MLTNEQRALQQVISYIEQGQWEKLKLYCQIINPKNLLDPTNTKIFNALKYLFLEKQTTHPFDKIKSQPEIIKELITYLQTHFPQDNFTKESLSFLSNDVNEENNLDFLDNLKHTYTQEKLFQQLLKIISPSFENKDPYHKHFYYQEIFDKLRKFMAFIPHKNDKTLFNLNQMASLHPEFFDTDNQAKQKIQEEYYRLSETFKGLNQATKGFKKGQIITIGGYTGLGKTTFVYNLLIDISKTKHQETNKHPNMLVFSYEMTLEENLSRLLAHITKTPLDVILDKSFEDSNITQHTYTERMKTAKQLFANINLSFSYDKSKNIDYVIDLVYRLHLEKKAEIIVIDHLQITKTTNHLENDRLAIDEIMTKLKQLAIELNIVIIILSQFSRDTYNNYQGKSPEITALKGSGGIETNSDIVLMMTEFQPKLSKDKEKPINIYNSTLNELYLESKDNENQKIIELSIKKNRSGTKKNLVYHFEMNTQTFQEIGYVLPYPLESY
- a CDS encoding toprim domain-containing protein encodes the protein MNFQEQIKHIQTNFPMSVLLKKLNIIPPNFNTKYRFPCPIHQGQNPTCCHLTSDNKIHCWKCCKDYDIVDVYKEIRGTSSFEEAIKRILNFMKTEEFKKLTQKQNSIINTSSIPLKYQYQPKKTNIIINEKEVEAKKTRLLKEISPLFNQIRDYYNYLLTTNRNNASHPGIEYLTQKRKLTLQTINEFKLGYAPLSNKPLSFRFVNYCKKKNIDTTKLVEYGFIKEKINQKGTKYYHDTFHGSIIIPIENGYNKTFHFYQNNFHEVSYFQPKYKSLNNFSQTPTFHFSYRFFEALPYIKKVKIIIIHEGFFDVISCWQNNIKNTVGLICVTQLLSQSQLEILKKENIKVVIALDNDETGQKRSEALGEQLKEANILYEIRRILPPYDKTCKDVDDLLRQYGKEAYQKCFLAPYITYEEAKKKIIVDLAVHFFGEYKVEVIN